The following proteins are co-located in the Castanea sativa cultivar Marrone di Chiusa Pesio chromosome 8, ASM4071231v1 genome:
- the LOC142606027 gene encoding uncharacterized protein LOC142606027, whose product MRKLKEELHYQGGLIVPCDRSWGGRRGGLVMLWKDEVNLHIQTYSPHHIDAIIRTDTRSPWRITGFYGYPEESHKHNSWNLLRHLHSRMSMPWVCIGDYNEILSFDEKQGRIEKAFPPMLAFWNTLAHCELMDLGFQGGKFTWSNGRPGVEFVQERIDRACANQLWRDLFPRSRVIHLSASYSDHIPILLAIQATSEVCRKKNVPRKFEEKWASHSECRQIIEQAWRQRVEGGSPMFCLFQKIKNTRLALIKWERRAFGYTKASLRAKQQRLEELTCMNDPTLLGRIREIKVEINNMLHQEELAWRQQSRAIWLPAGVWCTDDEQVADIAVEYFQDLFTSHQPEERELSRVLEAVDKRVTDEMNDALLEAYTGDEVRRALFQMHPLKAPGPDGMSPFFFQKFWGIVGHDVTSAILSAFNSGRLLHKMNYTHIVLVPKKNNPQTLGDFRPISLGNVISHLFSKVLANRLRLILPRVISATQSAFIPRRIITDNTIVAFEVLHRMRNRRRGRDGQMAIKLDISKAYDHVEWQFLRKIMICLGFDERWVVLAMETIHTATYSILINGEPKGFIQPTRGIKQGDPLSPYLFLLCAEGLSAMLKRAEEQK is encoded by the exons ATGAGAAAGTTGAAGGAGGAGTTACACTATCAGGGAGGTTTGATTGTACCATGTGACAGAAGTTGGGGAGGAAGACGTGGTGGACTAGTGATGCTTTGGAAAGATGAAGTTAACCTGCATATACAAACTTACTCACCGCACCATATTGATGCTATCATTCGGACAGACACAAGATCTCCGTGGAGAATTACAGGATTTTATGGTTACCCTGAGGAAAGCCATAAACATAATTCCTGGAATTTGTTGCGCCATCTCCATTCTAGGATGTCGATGCCTTGGGTATGCATAGGAGATTATAATGAAATCCTATCCTTTGATGAAAAACAAGGTCGGATTGAGAAGGCATTTCCCCCAATGTTAGCTTTCTGGAATACACTAGCTCATTGTGAGTTGATGGATTTGGGCTTTCAAGGAGGCAAATTTACATGGAGCAATGGTAGGCCTGGAGTGGAGTTTGTTCAGGAAAGAATTGATAGGGCCTGTGCAAATCAACTGTGGAGAGATTTATTTCCAAGGAGCCGAGTAATACACCTCTCTGCTTCTTATTCGGATCACATCCCAATCTTGTTGGCCATACAAGCAACCAGTGAAGTGTGTAGGAAGAAGAATGTTCCCAGAAAATTTGAGGAAAAATGGGCTTCCCACTCGGAGTGTAGACAGATTATTGAGCAAGCATGGCGGCAAAGAGTAGAAGGTGGCAGCCCGATGTTCTGTTTATTCCAGAAGATAAAAAACACACGGCTGGCCTTGATAAAATGGGAAAGGAGGGCTTTTGGATACACTAAAGCCTCCCTTCGGGCCAAGCAGCAGAGGTTGGAGGAGCTCACTTGTATGAATGATCCAACACTATTGGGAAGGATAAGGGAAATAAAGGTGGAAATCAATAACATGCTACATCAAGAAGAGTTGGCATGGCGGCAGCAATCTAGAGCAATTTGGCTACCCGCCG GGGTATGGTGCACAGATGATGAACAGGTAGCGGACATAGCTGTGGAGTACTTTCAGGACTTATTTACATCACACCAACctgaagagagagagcttaGCCGAGTCCTTGAAGCAGTGGATAAAAGGGTCACAGATGAAATGAATGATGCACTGTTGGAGGCGTACACAGGTGACGAGGTACGGAGAGCCTTATTTCAAATGCACCCTTTAAAGGCGCCGGGGCCGGATGGTAtgtctcctttctttttccaaaaattttggggtATAGTTGGACATGATGTTACTAGTGCTATCCTATCTGCTTTTAATTCGGGTCGTTTACTTCACAAAATGAACTATACTCACATTGTCTTGGTGCCAAAAAAGAATAATCCACAAACTCTAGGTGATTTCCGACCCATTAGCTTGGGCAATGTGATCTCTCACCTATTCTCAAAGGTCCTAGCCAACCGCCTAAGGCTGATTCTACCAAGGGTGATCTCTGCTACTCAGAGTGCCTTCATCCCAAGAAGAATTATTACAGATAATACTATAGTTGCCTTTGAAGTGCTCCACAGAATGAGGaatagaagaagaggaagggatGGTCAGATGGCAATAAAATTAGACATAAGTAAGGCTTATGATCATGTAGAGTGGCAGTTTTTGAGGAAGATAATGATTTGTTTGGGGTTTGATGAGAGATGGGTGGTACTTGCAATGGAGACAATTCATACAGCCACATATTCGATTCTCATAAATGGTGAACCCAAAGGATTTATACAACCCACGAGAGGGATCAAGCAAGGTGACCCATTGTCACCATACTTGTTCCTCTTATGCGCCGAAGGTCTTTCAGCCATGCTTAAAAGAGCTGAGGAGCAGAAATAA